TGAACAGAAAGGAACATACCCAAGAATTTCTCCGCTTGCAGGATTATACACGGGAATAGTTTTCCCTGAAGCCGCATCTACCCACTTTCCGTTAATAAAGCATTTATTTATAAATTCCATGACGCCCCCTTTTTATATATTTAAAGGCGACACGATCTAATAAACTCTTATTGATAGCCTTTACTTTAAAATCGGCGACCAAGCAGGATCTGAAGCATCACCAGGTGTTTCAATCATTCTTTCATGATAACCTGTAATATCAATTGCGTAAATATTACTTTTACCACCGGGCTTTTGTCTTTCAAACATAATAACCCTACCATTCGGAGACCAGGTCGGCCCTTCATCTAACCAACTTGAGGTGAGCAATCTTTCACCGCTGCCGTCAACTCTCATCACCCCGATATAAAATTTTCTATGCTGCATTTTAGTAAATGCTATATAATCACCCCTCGGTGACCAAACAGGGGTTGCATATGAACCACCGCCAAAACTAATCCTTTTTATATTCGAACCGTCACGATCCATAACATAAAGCTGCCTTGAACCACCTCTATCGGAATTAAAAGTAATTTTAGTTCCGTCAGGTGAATATGAAGGAGAGGTATTAATAACCGCACGATCATAAGTTAACTGCTTAACGAAATTACTTCTTAAATCGATTTCAAAAATATTTGTTGTTCCACTCTTTGCAACCGACATAATTGCATAATTACCATCTGGGGAAAAGCGGGGTGCAAATGACATACCCGGAAAATCACCGACTAGTTTTTGTGTGCCTGTTTCTAAATCCAACATATAAACTTTTGGTACTAAATTTTTATAGGACATAAAAATAGCTCTTTGGCTATTAGGGTCAAATCTTGGGGTAATAACCAGATCACTGCCAT
The endosymbiont of Acanthamoeba sp. UWC8 DNA segment above includes these coding regions:
- the tolB gene encoding Tol-Pal system beta propeller repeat protein TolB translates to MLNRVIVFCSLILLQVSIAQALVEIDITRGNVEAMPIAVDSFKGTGNLSKEIGEKLEQVISNDLENSGLFRPINKNAFLENITLDKAPTYSNWRRINATSLISGQVEIKDSNHINIKFKMWDPYNEIQLEGGSYTVSKNAWRRVAHKIADVIYKRLTGEEGYFDTRILFIAESGTYTKRIKKLAIMDQDGANLKLLSNGSDLVITPRFDPNSQRAIFMSYKNLVPKVYMLDLETGTQKLVGDFPGMSFAPRFSPDGNYAIMSVAKSGTTNIFEIDLRSNFVKQLTYDRAVINTSPSYSPDGTKITFNSDRGGSRQLYVMDRDGSNIKRISFGGGSYATPVWSPRGDYIAFTKMQHRKFYIGVMRVDGSGERLLTSSWLDEGPTWSPNGRVIMFERQKPGGKSNIYAIDITGYHERMIETPGDASDPAWSPILK